TTAAATTCCTTGATGCCGATCAGAGTAAACGTGTACTCACCGACCTTTGGGGTAACCCGGCGTCTGCGTCCGACGGCGTGCTCGGTATGATCTTTCCGGCCGATGCAGAGGTATTGACGGAAAAAACCTACGCCTTTATCATCACGTACGAAGAAACCGGCTACGTGAAAGACGGTGACGCCGCCGAAATCGACTACGATGAGATGATGAAAGAAATGAAGGACAGCGATGCCGAGGTAAACAAAGCCCGCGCTGAAATGGGCTATGGTACCGTTAATACGATCGGCTGGGCACAAAAGCCTTACTACGACAAGAGCAAAAACGTGCTGCACTGGGCACAGGAGTTCAAAATGGGCGATGAACCCGTAAATACGCTCAACTACGATGTGCGTGTACTCGGCCGCAAAGGCGTACTGTCGCTGAAAGCCGTTAGCTCTATGAGCGAATTACCCATGGTGAAAGCTAACATCGATAAAATCCTGTCCATTGCATCTTTTAATAAAAACTACGCCTACGGCGATTTCGATTCCAATATCGATAAGGTAGCCGCAGTAGGTATCGGCGGCCTGGTAGCAGGTAAACTGCTCGCAAAGGTTGGTGTTTTCGGCCTGATCCTGAAGTTCTTTGGAGCCTTCTGGAAATTCATCCTGTTAGGGGCCGGCGCACTTTTCGCCTTCGTTCGCCGCCTGTTCACCAAAAAGAAAGAGGAAGCCACTACCTACCCTGAACCCGAACCGGAAACTGCCCTCGTGGAAGAAACCACCCCACAGGCGTCAGATACGGAAGAAAAGCAAAGCTGATCAGAAGGCAACCTCCGGGTTGCCTTTTTTTTGCCGCATCCTTCCTGGATCCTTGCTACATCCTTGCTATATCCCTGTTAAAACACTGGTGTTTCAGCAACTTTTTAGCAACAACTTAGCAAGGATGCAGGAAGGATCTAAGAAGGATCCAGCAACGTTCCGGCATTGACCTCATGGAAAACCAGGGTTCACCGCATGAAAAACCGGGGTTCGCCCCATATGGCTTTTCGTCGCGGGGCAACCATGCTATCTTCGTGGTGTTAAGGCTTGATAAACTTAAGGTTGCGGCGGATGCCGGCGTATTTGCTACGCTTGAGCGGGGATTGACGGAAAATCTTCTTAAATTCTTCTTCCGTCATTTCCTCCCATTGCTTAGTAGAGAAGTTCAACACCTCGGGAACGGGCGTAAAATCGAGGTCGTTGTGGGGTTTGGCGAAGCGGTTCCAGGGGCATACGTCCTGGCAGATGTCGCAGCCAAACATCCAGTCTTCGAACTGGCCTTTCATCTTGTCGGGAATGAGCTGGTCTTTGAGTTCGATGGTGAAATAGGAGATGCAACGGCTGCCGTCTACAACTGTGGGGGCGGTAAGGGCGCCGGTGGGACAGGCGTCCAGGCAGCGGGTGCAGGAGCCGCAATAGTCGCCGGTTATAGGGTCGTACAAAAGTGGCACATCTACAATGAGCGTGGCAATGAAAAAGAACGAACCTGCCTGTTTGTGGATCAGGTTACCGTTTTTGCCTATCCAGCCAAGACCGCTCCTTTTCGCCCAGCTTCTTTCCAGCACCGGGGCAGAATCCACGAAACCGCGACCATGTATTTCCCCGATCTGTTCCGACATTTCCGACAGCAGCTGGTTCAGGCGGGCGCGGATCACCTCGTGATAATCCTTTCCGTAAGCATATTTGGCAATTTTGGGAGCGCCTTCAGTCTGCTGTTCCGGCGGGTAATAATTGAGCAGCAGTGTGATCACCGACTGGGCGTTATCCACGAGCTTACGGGGATCTATCCGTTTATCAAAATAGTTCTCCATGTACTGCATGTTACCATGCATGCCCTTATTCAGCCACTGTTCCAGCCGATACGCATCTTCATCAAGCTGTTCTGCCTTTGCAATACCACAGTAGTCGAACCCCAGTTCGCGGGTGCGCTGTTTAATGAATTGCGTGTATTTCTCTACCGGCAGCATAAGGGCTGCAAGGTACGAAACATTTTGCCGCCCCGTTCCCATGGCATGCCTCTTGATGAGCTATCAACAGCCAAAAACAATCTATTATGAGAACATTTGGGATTATCCTCATCGTAATCGGTATAGCCATGATCCTGGTAAGGGGCTTTTCCGTACAAACTGAAAAAGAAGTGGTAGACCTTGGAGCGGTAGAGATCAACAAAAAAGAAAATAAA
This genomic interval from Chitinophaga horti contains the following:
- a CDS encoding DUF2167 domain-containing protein: MFRKSLFLALLISLSFGVKAAPPQDTTDVDLEKEQAAYDSINASYKFQTGKLDLSGGQIAINVPAGFKFLDADQSKRVLTDLWGNPASASDGVLGMIFPADAEVLTEKTYAFIITYEETGYVKDGDAAEIDYDEMMKEMKDSDAEVNKARAEMGYGTVNTIGWAQKPYYDKSKNVLHWAQEFKMGDEPVNTLNYDVRVLGRKGVLSLKAVSSMSELPMVKANIDKILSIASFNKNYAYGDFDSNIDKVAAVGIGGLVAGKLLAKVGVFGLILKFFGAFWKFILLGAGALFAFVRRLFTKKKEEATTYPEPEPETALVEETTPQASDTEEKQS
- the queG gene encoding tRNA epoxyqueuosine(34) reductase QueG — encoded protein: MLPVEKYTQFIKQRTRELGFDYCGIAKAEQLDEDAYRLEQWLNKGMHGNMQYMENYFDKRIDPRKLVDNAQSVITLLLNYYPPEQQTEGAPKIAKYAYGKDYHEVIRARLNQLLSEMSEQIGEIHGRGFVDSAPVLERSWAKRSGLGWIGKNGNLIHKQAGSFFFIATLIVDVPLLYDPITGDYCGSCTRCLDACPTGALTAPTVVDGSRCISYFTIELKDQLIPDKMKGQFEDWMFGCDICQDVCPWNRFAKPHNDLDFTPVPEVLNFSTKQWEEMTEEEFKKIFRQSPLKRSKYAGIRRNLKFIKP